One window from the genome of Oryza glaberrima chromosome 3, OglaRS2, whole genome shotgun sequence encodes:
- the LOC127768337 gene encoding uncharacterized protein LOC127768337, with the protein MAGRRLPAFCRGGRTVAVAAATTTTRVRKRVQRVAAAYHAASKLPPPPAVATKASLGGGCADAPCAGGWCHSYGDGAAAAAVAGAGGGGGGGKKDGGGRRVMVVADGRAEAAGALQWALSQAVRRNDAVLLLAVVRPAANASSDGGGGGGESSCVNISRTRCYQQLDAMRSMCESARPEVKVEVCVMEAAGRERAPAVVEAARRHGASLLVLGQRRRRRAAVARWLQLALWPAVAAAAAKSKYWRRRGARRSTTTVEYCIEHAPCVALGVRRRSSGGYLVSSKRHKDFWLLA; encoded by the exons ATGGCCGGGAGGAGGCTACCGGCGTtctgccgcggcggccggacggtggcggtggccgcggcgacgacgacgacgagggtgAGGAAGCGCGTGCAGCGGGTGGCGGCCGCCTACCACGCTGCCTCcaagctgccgccgccaccggcggtggcgacgaagGCGAGCTTGGGCGGCGGTTGCGCTGACGCGCCATGCGCGGGAGGGTGGTGCCACTcgtacggcgacggcgccgccgccgccgccgtcgctggcgccggcggcggtggcggtggcggcaagaaGGACGGTGGCGGGAGGCgggtgatggtggtggcggacgggcgcgcggaggcggccggcgcgctGCAGTGGGCGCTGTCGCAGGCCGTCAGGCGCAACGACGCAGTCCtcctgctcgccgtcgtcaggccggcggcgaacgcgtcgtcagacggcggcggcggcggcggcgagtcgtCCTGCGTGAACATATCGAGGACGAGGTGCTACCAGCAGCTGGACGCCATGAGGAGCATGTGTGAATCAGCCAGACCagag GTGAAGGTGGAGGTGTGCGtgatggaggcggccggccgggagcgcgcgccggcggtggtggaggcggcgaggcgccaCGGCGCGTCGCTGCTCGTGCtgggccagcggcggcggcggcgggcggcggtcgCGCGGTGGCTGCAGCTGGCGCtctggccggcggtggcggcggcggcggcgaagagcaaatactggcggcggaggggcgcgcggaggtcgacgacgacggtggagtACTGCATCGAGCACGCGCCGTGCGTGGCGctgggcgtgcggcggcggagctccggcggctACCTCGTCTCCAGCAAGCGCCACAAGGACTTCTGGCTCCtcgcttaa